In one Zalophus californianus isolate mZalCal1 chromosome 10, mZalCal1.pri.v2, whole genome shotgun sequence genomic region, the following are encoded:
- the IL6R gene encoding interleukin-6 receptor subunit alpha isoform X1, with amino-acid sequence MLALRCALLTALLAAPGAALAPGGCPAPEVVSGTVTSLPGASVTLTCPGGEPGDKATIHWLLENYVAGSHRSSWAATGRRLLLRSVQLSDSGNYSCYQDGRLAGTVRLLVDVPPEEPQLACFRKSPLSKVACEWGPRRPPSPTTRATLLVRKFRSGPLADAQEPCPYSQGPRKFSCLLEVPEGDNSLYVVSLCVSNSAGSKSSKPHTFEGYGILQPDPPANVTVTAVDGNPRWLSVTWKDPPSWNSYFYRLQFELRYRAERSQTFTTWMVQELQHHCIIYDAWRGMQHVVQLRAREEFGHGSWSSWSQEATGTPWTESRSPAAESEASSSTQALTTNKDNESNLSKNPANATSLPVQDSSSVPLPAFLVAGGSLAFGTLLCIGIVLRFKKTWKLHTLKEGKASVHPPYSLGQRVPERPKPTPVLVPLMSLPVSPSSLGSDSTLRHGRPDARGPQSPYDISNRDYFFPR; translated from the exons agGTGGTGAGCGGTACGGTGACCAGCCTGCCCGGGGCCAGTGTGACCCTGACCTGCCCGGGCGGGGAGCCGGGGGACAAGGCCACCATTCACTGGCTGCTGGAGAACTATGTGGCAGGCTCACACCGGAGCAGCTGGGCTGCCACGGGAAGGAGGCTGCTTCTGAGGTCGGTGCAGCTCAGTGACTCCGGAAACTATTCATGTTACCAGGACGGCCGCCTGGCCGGAACCGTGCGTTTGCTGGTGGACG TGCCCCCTGAGGAGCCCCAGCTCGCCTGCTTCCGGAAGAGTCCGCTCAGCAAGGTAGCTTGTGAGTGGGGTCCTCGTCGCCCACCCTCCCCGACGACCAGGGCCACGTTACTGGTGAGGAAGTT CCGGAGCGGCCCGCTGGCGGACGCCCAGGAGCCGTGCCCGTATTCCCAGGGGCCCCGGAAGTTCTCCTGCTTGCTGGAGGTCCCGGAGGGGGACAACTCCTTGTATGTCGTGTCCCTGTGCGTCAGCAACAGCGCTGGGAGCAAGTCCAGCAAACCCCACACGTTTGAGGGCTACGGAATCT TGCAGCCTGACCCGCCTGCCAACGTCACTGTCACTGCTGTGGACGGAAACCCCCGCTGGCTCAGTGTCACCTGGAAAGACCCCCCCTCCTGGAACTCCTATTTCTACAGGCTGCAGTTTGAGCTCCGTTACCGGGCTGAACGGTCACAGACATTCACCACGTGGATG GTCCAGGAGCTCCAGCACCACTGCATCATCTACGATGCCTGGAGAGGCATGCAGCACGTGGTGCAGCTCCGGGCACGGGAGGAGTTTGGGCACGGCTCCTGGAGCTCGTGGAGCCAGGAGGCCACGGGCACCCCCTGGACAG AATCCAGGAGCCCTGCAGCTGAGAGTGAGGCATCGTCCTCCACACAG GCACTGACTACTAACAAGGACAATGAAAGTAATCTCTCTAAAAATCCTGCAAATGCAACCAGCCTCCCAG TGCAAGACTCTTCTTCGGTGCCGCTGCCCGCCTTCCTGGTGGCCGGAGGAAGCCTGGCCTTTGGGACCCTCCTGTGCATCGGCATCGTCCTGAG GTTCAAGAAGACGTGGAAGCTGCACACGCTGAAGGAGGGCAAGGCGAGTGTGCACCCGCCGTACTCGCTGGGACAGCGGGTCCCCGAGAGGCCCAAGCCCACCCCGGTGCTGGTGCCCCTCATGTCCCTGCCGGTGTCCCCCAGCAGCCTTGGGTCTGACAGCACCTTGAGGCATGGCCGACCGGATGCCAGGGGCCCACAGAGCCCTTACGACATCAGCAACAGAGACTACTTCTTCCCCAGATAG
- the IL6R gene encoding interleukin-6 receptor subunit alpha isoform X2, whose translation MLALRCALLTALLAAPGAALAPGGCPAPEVVSGTVTSLPGASVTLTCPGGEPGDKATIHWLLENYVAGSHRSSWAATGRRLLLRSVQLSDSGNYSCYQDGRLAGTVRLLVDVPPEEPQLACFRKSPLSKVACEWGPRRPPSPTTRATLLVRKFRSGPLADAQEPCPYSQGPRKFSCLLEVPEGDNSLYVVSLCVSNSAGSKSSKPHTFEGYGILQPDPPANVTVTAVDGNPRWLSVTWKDPPSWNSYFYRLQFELRYRAERSQTFTTWMVQELQHHCIIYDAWRGMQHVVQLRAREEFGHGSWSSWSQEATGTPWTESRSPAAESEASSSTQALTTNKDNESNLSKNPANATSLPVQDSSSVPLPAFLVAGGSLAFGTLLCIGIVLSLQGRQPAVPLLRGQQRTRPVLTTVVQALAVLHVPKT comes from the exons agGTGGTGAGCGGTACGGTGACCAGCCTGCCCGGGGCCAGTGTGACCCTGACCTGCCCGGGCGGGGAGCCGGGGGACAAGGCCACCATTCACTGGCTGCTGGAGAACTATGTGGCAGGCTCACACCGGAGCAGCTGGGCTGCCACGGGAAGGAGGCTGCTTCTGAGGTCGGTGCAGCTCAGTGACTCCGGAAACTATTCATGTTACCAGGACGGCCGCCTGGCCGGAACCGTGCGTTTGCTGGTGGACG TGCCCCCTGAGGAGCCCCAGCTCGCCTGCTTCCGGAAGAGTCCGCTCAGCAAGGTAGCTTGTGAGTGGGGTCCTCGTCGCCCACCCTCCCCGACGACCAGGGCCACGTTACTGGTGAGGAAGTT CCGGAGCGGCCCGCTGGCGGACGCCCAGGAGCCGTGCCCGTATTCCCAGGGGCCCCGGAAGTTCTCCTGCTTGCTGGAGGTCCCGGAGGGGGACAACTCCTTGTATGTCGTGTCCCTGTGCGTCAGCAACAGCGCTGGGAGCAAGTCCAGCAAACCCCACACGTTTGAGGGCTACGGAATCT TGCAGCCTGACCCGCCTGCCAACGTCACTGTCACTGCTGTGGACGGAAACCCCCGCTGGCTCAGTGTCACCTGGAAAGACCCCCCCTCCTGGAACTCCTATTTCTACAGGCTGCAGTTTGAGCTCCGTTACCGGGCTGAACGGTCACAGACATTCACCACGTGGATG GTCCAGGAGCTCCAGCACCACTGCATCATCTACGATGCCTGGAGAGGCATGCAGCACGTGGTGCAGCTCCGGGCACGGGAGGAGTTTGGGCACGGCTCCTGGAGCTCGTGGAGCCAGGAGGCCACGGGCACCCCCTGGACAG AATCCAGGAGCCCTGCAGCTGAGAGTGAGGCATCGTCCTCCACACAG GCACTGACTACTAACAAGGACAATGAAAGTAATCTCTCTAAAAATCCTGCAAATGCAACCAGCCTCCCAG TGCAAGACTCTTCTTCGGTGCCGCTGCCCGCCTTCCTGGTGGCCGGAGGAAGCCTGGCCTTTGGGACCCTCCTGTGCATCGGCATCGTCCTGAG CTTGCAGGGACGTCAGCCAGCAGTACCCCTCCTACGGGGGCAGCAAAGAACACGCCCCGTGCTCACGACTGTAGTGCAGGCCCTTGCGGTTTTGCATGTGCCGAAGACCTAA